From the Silurus meridionalis isolate SWU-2019-XX chromosome 5, ASM1480568v1, whole genome shotgun sequence genome, one window contains:
- the mid1ip1l gene encoding mid1-interacting protein 1-like, producing MMQISSDSCFNKHSLLNVMNRFLAATNNMDETIMVPSLLRDVPLEEQEGDTSMDSKGVLSFPSKQRDMYEHYLLLKSIKNEMEWGLLKRDMGGSASFLEMAVKQEEQQVPGGPAEDGADLESQFHFHLRGLFGVLSKLTDQADHLTNRYKREIGGGSLLR from the coding sequence atgatgcagaTCAGCTCGGACTCCTGCTTTAATAAGCACTCCCTGCTTAACGTGATGAACCGCTTCCTCGCGGCGACCAACAACATGGACGAGACCATCATGGTACCCAGTTTGCTGCGAGACGTGCCTCTGGAGGAGCAGGAAGGGGACACCTCGATGGACAGCAAAGGTGTGCTGTCCTTCCCGAGCAAGCAGAGGGACATGTATGAGCACTACTTGTTGCTCAAGTCCATTAAGAATGAGATGGAGTGGGGTTTGCTGAAACGCGACATGGGTGGCAGTGCCAGCTTCCTGGAGATGGCGGTGAAGCAGGAGGAACAGCAGGTGCCAGGCGGACCAGCAGAAGACGGCGCAGATTTAGAAAGCCAGTTCCACTTTCACCTTCGTGGACTCTTCGGGGTCTTGTCCAAGCTTACAGACCAAGCAGATCACCTCACAAACCGCTACAAGAGAGAAATAGGTGGCGGGAGTCTGTTACGGTAG